A single window of Vibrio alfacsensis DNA harbors:
- the dapE gene encoding succinyl-diaminopimelate desuccinylase, whose translation MTDSPVLALAKDLISRQSVTPEDAGCQDVMIKRLKALGFEIEVMVFEDTTNFWARRGTQAPLFAFAGHTDVVPAGKLEQWDTPPFEPTIVDGYLHGRGAADMKGSLACMVVAVERFIAQNPNHNGSIGFLITSDEEGPFINGTVRVVETLMARGENIDMCIVGEPSSTEVVGDVVKNGRRGSITGDLTVKGTQGHVAYPHLANNPVHQSLLAIYELTTTEWDQGNEYFPPTSFQIPNVSAGTGASNVIPGEFNVQFNLRFSTELSNDIIVERITQTLDKHDLNYDLKWTFNGDPFLTDTGALLDAVVAAVDEVNCTKPALLTTGGTSDGRFIARMGGQVVELGPVNATIHKVNECVKIDDLEKLTDMYENTLKHLLA comes from the coding sequence ATGACAGACAGTCCAGTACTGGCACTCGCTAAAGACCTAATAAGCCGCCAATCTGTAACGCCTGAAGATGCAGGCTGTCAGGATGTAATGATCAAGCGACTCAAGGCGCTCGGTTTTGAAATAGAAGTCATGGTATTTGAAGACACGACGAACTTTTGGGCTCGCCGTGGCACACAAGCTCCGTTATTTGCCTTTGCTGGCCACACGGACGTTGTTCCTGCCGGTAAACTAGAGCAATGGGACACGCCGCCTTTTGAACCAACTATTGTTGATGGTTACCTACATGGTCGCGGCGCTGCTGACATGAAAGGCTCATTGGCATGTATGGTTGTCGCGGTTGAACGTTTCATTGCACAAAATCCGAACCACAACGGCTCAATTGGCTTCTTAATCACTTCTGATGAAGAAGGGCCATTTATCAACGGCACCGTTCGCGTTGTAGAAACACTCATGGCGCGTGGCGAGAACATTGATATGTGTATCGTTGGTGAACCCTCGAGTACAGAAGTCGTAGGCGACGTAGTGAAGAATGGCCGCCGTGGCTCTATCACTGGCGATTTGACCGTGAAAGGCACTCAAGGTCACGTGGCATACCCTCACCTTGCGAACAACCCTGTGCATCAGTCACTGTTAGCCATTTATGAACTTACCACGACTGAATGGGATCAAGGTAACGAGTACTTCCCACCAACCAGCTTCCAGATCCCGAATGTTTCGGCTGGTACTGGCGCATCTAACGTGATCCCTGGTGAGTTTAATGTTCAGTTTAATCTGCGTTTTAGCACCGAACTCAGCAACGACATCATCGTTGAACGCATTACGCAGACGCTCGACAAACATGATTTAAACTACGACTTAAAATGGACTTTTAATGGCGACCCGTTCCTCACCGACACTGGTGCATTACTTGACGCTGTTGTAGCGGCAGTCGATGAAGTCAACTGCACTAAACCTGCACTGCTCACGACAGGCGGTACGTCTGATGGTCGATTTATCGCACGCATGGGTGGTCAAGTAGTCGAGCTTGGTCCGGTAAACGCCACCATTCATAAAGTAAACGAATGCGTGAAAATCGATGATCTAGAAAAGTTAACCGATATGTATGAAAACACCTTGAAGCACTTGTTGGCATAA
- a CDS encoding ArsC family reductase: protein MTVTMFGIPNCDTIKKAKKWLEAENIAFDFHDYRKQGIDAALVTEFCNELGWEQVLNKRGTTYRQLSQEQKDSLNPETAITLLVENPAMIKRPILKIEDQLFIGFKADQYATIFNS from the coding sequence ATGACAGTCACTATGTTCGGTATCCCAAATTGCGACACCATCAAAAAAGCCAAAAAGTGGTTAGAAGCAGAAAATATCGCCTTTGATTTCCATGACTACCGTAAGCAAGGGATCGATGCCGCATTGGTTACAGAATTTTGTAACGAACTTGGCTGGGAACAAGTATTGAACAAACGTGGCACCACTTACCGTCAACTTTCACAAGAACAGAAAGATTCACTCAATCCTGAAACGGCCATCACTTTATTGGTAGAAAATCCTGCCATGATTAAGCGCCCAATTCTAAAAATTGAAGACCAACTATTCATTGGCTTCAAAGCAGATCAATACGCGACCATTTTTAACTCTTAA
- a CDS encoding winged helix-turn-helix domain-containing protein, whose amino-acid sequence MELSPVFARRLYLALLVENLERPNVPKLIEKTGWPRRTIQDVLKALPGIGIELIFVQDGRRHNDGYYQLSDWGPFDSQWVLDRERDIVSSLGFRA is encoded by the coding sequence ATGGAGTTGAGTCCTGTTTTTGCGAGGCGTTTGTATTTGGCCTTATTGGTGGAAAACCTAGAAAGGCCGAATGTGCCAAAATTGATTGAGAAAACGGGGTGGCCTCGTCGTACGATTCAAGATGTACTTAAGGCATTACCGGGTATCGGCATTGAGCTGATTTTTGTTCAAGATGGCCGACGTCATAATGACGGCTATTATCAGCTATCTGATTGGGGACCATTTGACAGTCAATGGGTGCTCGATCGGGAGAGAGATATCGTTAGTAGCCTTGGATTTCGTGCATAA
- a CDS encoding DUF4156 domain-containing protein, whose translation MIRNVMIGCIALTIGGCAAPTTQPLEQSSMVEMRIDSQFNPAQCEYISEITGSEGHWYSYLFYTNDAMMQGAMNDLKNTAMKIGADTVFMISPQDFVTSFSVIGIAYRCQ comes from the coding sequence ATGATTCGTAATGTGATGATTGGATGCATCGCGTTAACCATCGGAGGTTGTGCGGCACCAACAACACAACCTCTCGAACAAAGTTCAATGGTAGAGATGCGAATTGATAGCCAGTTTAATCCGGCTCAATGTGAGTACATCAGTGAAATTACAGGGAGTGAGGGGCATTGGTACAGTTATCTGTTTTATACCAACGATGCGATGATGCAAGGTGCAATGAACGATCTTAAAAACACTGCAATGAAAATTGGTGCCGATACGGTATTTATGATTTCACCTCAAGACTTCGTCACTTCCTTTAGCGTCATTGGTATCGCCTACCGATGCCAATAA
- a CDS encoding DUF2919 domain-containing protein, whose amino-acid sequence MRYSFDQYDAHGFLKAPIFVWLGWIFLARSWVVFAMAGVSRDSGSKILAMVYPDSSTLYLGLSIGIPSLLLMWLMGLRHPDRGWVNQIMQHGRAMTLILCGIQLAQSMYHVYLEHGVFNWANALTITLLSWFIIYLLNGRWVKDCFQVPHLEHSEPQPSKN is encoded by the coding sequence GTGCGTTACTCATTTGATCAATACGACGCTCATGGATTTTTGAAAGCACCCATTTTTGTATGGTTAGGTTGGATATTTTTAGCTCGCTCTTGGGTGGTATTTGCCATGGCTGGAGTGAGCAGAGATAGTGGAAGCAAAATTCTTGCAATGGTGTACCCTGACTCAAGTACCTTGTATTTGGGCTTGTCGATTGGTATTCCGAGTCTCTTATTGATGTGGCTTATGGGGTTACGCCACCCAGATCGTGGATGGGTGAACCAAATTATGCAGCACGGCCGTGCGATGACTTTGATCTTGTGCGGTATTCAATTGGCTCAGAGTATGTATCATGTCTATCTCGAACATGGCGTATTCAATTGGGCGAACGCGCTTACGATTACCTTGTTAAGTTGGTTTATAATCTATCTTCTAAATGGAAGGTGGGTAAAAGACTGTTTTCAAGTGCCACATCTTGAGCACAGTGAACCGCAGCCATCAAAAAATTAA
- a CDS encoding Dyp-type peroxidase produces MSQAQTAIVPEAGPFALYTQLKVNQNREQVLEKLKALPELVKELNTTQSGADLTLSIAFTKSFWQHLNMQMPDELIDFAPLGEGEVIAPASDVDVLIHCHSTRHDLHFYVLRKFLTDTAEDVTVVDETYGYRYLDARDMTDFIDGTENPKGDARADVALVKDGAFAGGSYVMVQRFEHNLPAWSRLNVSAQEKVIGRTKPDSIELEDVPAASHVGRVDIKEEGKGLKIVRHSLPYGTATGAHGLLFISYCNTIHNIKVMLESMYGVTDGKTDQLLRFTKAVTGAYFFAPSQEMLAELAIK; encoded by the coding sequence ATGTCACAAGCTCAAACGGCGATCGTGCCTGAAGCCGGACCATTTGCACTTTACACTCAGCTAAAAGTAAACCAAAACCGTGAACAGGTATTGGAAAAACTGAAAGCACTTCCTGAGCTAGTTAAAGAGCTCAATACGACCCAGTCAGGAGCGGACTTAACCCTTTCAATTGCATTCACTAAGTCGTTCTGGCAACACTTAAACATGCAAATGCCTGACGAATTGATCGATTTTGCACCACTCGGTGAGGGCGAAGTTATCGCGCCTGCAAGCGATGTTGATGTGTTGATTCACTGCCACTCAACACGTCATGACTTACACTTTTATGTTCTGCGTAAGTTCTTAACTGACACTGCAGAAGACGTGACAGTTGTTGATGAAACATACGGTTACCGTTATTTAGATGCTCGTGATATGACTGATTTCATCGACGGTACCGAAAACCCGAAAGGTGATGCACGTGCGGATGTTGCTTTGGTTAAAGACGGCGCATTTGCTGGTGGTAGTTACGTGATGGTGCAACGTTTTGAACACAATCTTCCTGCATGGAGCCGTTTGAATGTATCCGCACAAGAGAAAGTTATTGGTCGCACTAAACCCGATTCAATTGAGTTAGAAGACGTACCAGCAGCATCTCATGTGGGTCGTGTTGACATTAAAGAAGAGGGTAAAGGTCTTAAAATTGTTCGCCATAGCTTGCCATACGGCACAGCAACAGGCGCGCACGGGCTGTTGTTTATTTCTTACTGTAACACCATTCACAACATCAAAGTGATGCTAGAAAGTATGTATGGTGTGACGGATGGTAAGACTGACCAACTGCTTCGTTTTACTAAAGCGGTAACAGGTGCGTACTTCTTTGCGCCATCACAAGAAATGCTTGCAGAGCTAGCGATCAAATAA
- a CDS encoding flagellin, giving the protein MAVNVNTNVSAMTAQRYLNSANSAQQTSMERLSSGSKINSAKDDAAGLQISNRLNVQSRGLDVAVRNANDGISIAQTAEGAMNETTNILQRMRDLSLQSANGSNSKAERVAIQEEVTALNDELNRIAETTSFGGNKLLNGTHGSKSFQIGADNGEAVMLELKDMRSDNKMMGGLSYQAENGKDKNWNVAEGKNDLKISLKDSFGQEQEISINAKAGDDIEELATYINGQTDLVKASVDQDGKLQIFAGNNKVDGEVSFSGGLSGELGFGEAKNVTVDTIDVTSVGGAQESVAIIDAALKYVDSHRAELGAFQNRFDHAINNLDNINENVNASKSRIKDTDFAKETTQMTKSQILSQASSSILAQAKQAPNSALSLLG; this is encoded by the coding sequence ATGGCAGTGAATGTAAACACAAACGTATCAGCAATGACCGCTCAGCGTTACCTAAATAGCGCAAACTCAGCACAACAAACGTCAATGGAACGTTTGTCTTCAGGTTCAAAAATCAACAGCGCAAAAGATGACGCTGCGGGTCTTCAAATTTCGAACCGCTTGAACGTGCAAAGTCGTGGTCTTGATGTGGCAGTTCGTAACGCGAACGATGGTATCTCTATTGCACAAACGGCTGAAGGTGCAATGAATGAGACAACCAACATTCTGCAACGCATGCGTGATCTTTCTCTACAGTCGGCAAACGGCTCAAACTCAAAAGCAGAGCGTGTTGCGATTCAAGAAGAAGTAACCGCGCTAAACGACGAGCTAAACCGTATCGCTGAAACGACCTCTTTTGGTGGCAACAAGCTACTGAACGGCACGCACGGCTCTAAATCTTTCCAAATCGGTGCAGACAACGGCGAAGCAGTGATGCTTGAGCTAAAAGACATGCGCTCAGACAACAAAATGATGGGTGGCTTGAGCTACCAAGCAGAAAATGGCAAAGACAAAAACTGGAATGTCGCTGAGGGTAAAAACGACCTTAAAATCAGCCTAAAAGACAGTTTTGGTCAAGAGCAAGAAATCAGCATTAATGCGAAAGCGGGCGATGACATCGAAGAGTTAGCAACTTACATCAATGGTCAAACGGATCTAGTAAAAGCATCGGTAGACCAAGACGGTAAACTGCAAATCTTTGCAGGTAACAACAAAGTTGACGGCGAAGTGTCTTTCTCTGGTGGTCTATCTGGTGAGCTAGGCTTCGGTGAAGCGAAGAACGTAACGGTAGATACGATAGACGTGACATCCGTTGGTGGTGCGCAGGAATCTGTGGCGATCATTGATGCGGCATTAAAATACGTAGATAGCCACCGTGCAGAGCTAGGTGCTTTCCAAAACCGCTTCGATCACGCTATCAACAACCTAGACAACATCAATGAGAACGTGAATGCGTCGAAGAGCCGTATCAAAGATACCGACTTCGCGAAAGAAACGACTCAAATGACCAAGTCACAAATTCTATCGCAAGCGTCAAGCTCAATCCTTGCGCAAGCGAAACAAGCGCCAAACTCAGCGCTAAGTCTACTAGGCTAG
- a CDS encoding flagellin, whose protein sequence is MAINVNTNVSAMTAQRYLNQAAEGQQKSMERLSSGYKINSAKDDAAGLQISNRLNAQSRGLDMAVKNANDGISIAQVAEGAMNESTNILQRMRDLSLQSANGSNSKSERVAIQEEVTALNDELNRIAETTSFGGNKLLNGTYGTQSFQIGADSGEAVMLSMGNLRSDTSAMGGKSYAAEEGKDASWAVGEKTELSMKYTTKLGEEKELTINAKQGDDIEQLATYINGQSEDVKASVGEDGKLQVFAASQKVTGDVEFSGNLAGEIGFGKAKDVTVKDIDVTTVAGSQEAVAIIDGALKSVDSQRASLGAFQNRFDHAISNLDNINENVNASNSRIKDTDYAKETTSMTKSQILQQASTSILAQAKQSPSAALSLLG, encoded by the coding sequence ATGGCGATTAACGTTAATACTAACGTTTCTGCGATGACCGCACAGCGTTACCTAAACCAAGCGGCTGAAGGTCAACAAAAATCAATGGAGCGTTTGTCTTCGGGTTATAAAATTAATAGCGCGAAAGACGATGCTGCAGGTCTACAAATTTCTAACCGTTTGAACGCGCAAAGCCGTGGCCTAGACATGGCAGTGAAAAACGCGAACGACGGTATTTCTATTGCACAGGTTGCTGAAGGTGCAATGAATGAATCCACTAACATCCTACAACGTATGCGTGACCTATCGCTTCAATCTGCGAACGGTTCAAACTCAAAATCAGAACGTGTAGCGATCCAAGAAGAAGTGACAGCGCTTAACGATGAACTAAACCGTATCGCTGAAACAACCTCTTTCGGTGGTAACAAACTTCTTAACGGTACTTACGGTACTCAATCTTTCCAAATCGGTGCGGACTCAGGTGAAGCAGTCATGCTGTCTATGGGTAACTTGCGTTCTGATACTTCTGCAATGGGTGGTAAGAGCTACGCAGCAGAAGAGGGTAAAGATGCGTCTTGGGCTGTTGGTGAAAAAACTGAACTAAGCATGAAGTACACGACTAAGCTTGGTGAAGAGAAAGAACTGACGATCAACGCAAAGCAAGGCGATGATATCGAACAGCTAGCGACTTACATCAACGGTCAAAGCGAAGACGTAAAAGCATCTGTTGGTGAAGACGGCAAGCTACAAGTATTTGCAGCTTCTCAGAAAGTAACGGGTGATGTTGAGTTCTCTGGCAACCTAGCGGGCGAAATCGGTTTCGGTAAAGCAAAAGACGTGACGGTTAAAGATATCGACGTTACCACTGTCGCGGGTTCTCAAGAAGCGGTTGCTATCATCGATGGTGCACTGAAATCAGTCGATAGCCAACGCGCGTCTCTTGGTGCATTCCAAAATCGTTTCGACCATGCAATCAGCAACTTAGACAACATTAATGAAAACGTTAATGCGTCTAACAGCCGCATTAAAGATACTGATTACGCGAAAGAAACGACGTCTATGACTAAGTCGCAAATTCTTCAACAAGCAAGTACTTCAATTTTAGCTCAAGCTAAGCAGTCACCATCTGCAGCGCTAAGCTTGTTGGGTTAA
- the flaG gene encoding flagellar protein FlaG, with amino-acid sequence MEIPSYTSNIQPYGEPNGTKVAKQNGSGIGTPSTNISNGSLSPAKVKGAEHDFSVKAALEMADTRHELNREEREKMVAQMNEFVDAMNKGVSFRIDEESGRDVVTIFEATTGDVIRQIPDEEMLVVLRRLAEHTANSGLLVEKV; translated from the coding sequence ATGGAAATACCCTCATATACATCGAACATCCAGCCTTACGGTGAGCCGAATGGCACAAAAGTTGCAAAACAAAATGGCAGCGGCATAGGTACGCCTAGCACGAATATTTCAAACGGTTCACTTTCTCCTGCAAAAGTGAAAGGAGCCGAGCACGACTTCTCTGTCAAAGCCGCATTAGAAATGGCGGATACCCGTCATGAGCTTAACAGAGAAGAACGTGAAAAAATGGTGGCACAGATGAATGAGTTTGTGGATGCCATGAATAAGGGAGTGTCGTTTCGCATCGATGAAGAATCGGGGCGAGACGTAGTGACGATTTTCGAAGCCACGACTGGTGATGTGATTCGTCAAATCCCTGATGAAGAAATGCTTGTGGTATTGCGTCGCCTAGCTGAGCACACAGCTAACAGTGGTTTGTTGGTTGAAAAAGTGTAA
- the fliD gene encoding flagellar filament capping protein FliD — protein MSLSPLGMSGGMDINAMVSKIVDAERVPKQQSINNERATIDASISAYGRLRESLDTMKNLMANFRQEKAFAVRTVETTNDSIVSATATTDAIAGKYAIDVLQLAQSHKVASDVLPEDAKFGPGKLQISLGDDDFNVNVPSRAKLVDVVRGINGAKDNPGVRASLINDVDGPRLILASNLSGKDHQLKVSVDAQAGNPLKHFEYKTLEDRVNALEEAREAAEAVLGPLKAEPTTVDQPSQLDADGNPLPPQDQKAADQATENTSNEPISSYGSAAAKAAQEAIDKANQRAGMRPQDSIPGWTETASGTLLDSYRMPEIELDEAAIAKAPDVPGWNNTASGTLVDSYVTTKEAKQQLEQEKADIEQKIASDKQQLDEKVERGELTEEQAKEMHRSKLKPEERERLEKIDVAETKIAEAQKSFEAYSGMTQVQAGQDSMVMLDGVAQLSSHNNVIEDAIEGVNLTIKGKSEAGKPPAEIGVEYDRQSVRADIETFVSAYNAFYQTSKALASVDPTTGQRGPLAGDSTVRSADARLKSVFSTNIEKAPENLKSLTEFGITTTRQGTLEINYDMLDRQLNNNFNELEKFFGGNTGFAKRVEDAIHGITGITGSIRTREKSLTEQNYRLNDDQVALDRRMDGLEKRTHAKFAAMQDATGKMQGQLGALMNAIG, from the coding sequence ATGAGTTTAAGCCCTTTGGGGATGTCTGGCGGCATGGATATTAATGCCATGGTCAGCAAAATTGTAGATGCCGAGCGGGTACCAAAGCAGCAAAGCATCAACAACGAGCGTGCGACAATTGATGCCAGCATCAGTGCCTACGGGCGACTTAGAGAATCATTAGATACGATGAAGAACCTCATGGCGAATTTTCGTCAAGAGAAAGCCTTTGCGGTTCGTACTGTTGAAACAACAAACGACAGCATTGTATCTGCCACTGCAACGACGGATGCCATAGCCGGTAAGTATGCTATCGATGTGTTGCAGCTTGCTCAGAGCCACAAAGTCGCTTCTGATGTTTTACCTGAAGATGCGAAGTTTGGCCCTGGTAAGCTGCAGATTTCACTTGGTGATGATGATTTTAACGTTAACGTTCCATCTCGCGCTAAGCTTGTGGACGTTGTGCGTGGAATTAATGGCGCGAAAGATAACCCTGGCGTCCGAGCCTCACTCATCAACGATGTTGATGGGCCACGTTTGATCCTTGCTTCGAACTTATCGGGAAAGGACCACCAACTTAAAGTCAGTGTCGATGCCCAAGCTGGCAATCCTCTGAAACATTTCGAATATAAGACACTGGAAGACCGCGTGAATGCGCTTGAAGAAGCTCGTGAAGCGGCAGAAGCAGTGTTAGGGCCACTCAAGGCAGAGCCAACCACCGTAGACCAACCTAGTCAGCTAGATGCCGACGGCAATCCTCTACCTCCTCAAGACCAGAAAGCGGCAGATCAAGCCACAGAAAATACATCGAATGAACCGATTTCTTCTTATGGTTCAGCAGCAGCCAAGGCGGCTCAAGAGGCAATAGACAAAGCGAACCAACGTGCAGGAATGCGCCCGCAGGACAGTATCCCCGGCTGGACGGAAACCGCTTCTGGAACGCTGTTGGATTCGTACCGTATGCCAGAAATTGAACTGGATGAAGCGGCGATTGCAAAAGCTCCTGACGTTCCTGGTTGGAATAATACAGCATCTGGCACCTTGGTGGATTCTTACGTCACGACAAAAGAAGCCAAGCAGCAGCTCGAACAAGAAAAAGCAGACATCGAGCAGAAAATTGCTAGTGACAAACAACAACTTGATGAAAAGGTCGAGCGCGGTGAGCTCACCGAAGAGCAAGCCAAAGAGATGCATCGTTCTAAGCTAAAACCAGAAGAACGCGAACGCTTAGAAAAAATCGATGTCGCAGAAACAAAAATTGCAGAAGCACAGAAGTCATTTGAAGCCTATTCAGGTATGACGCAAGTTCAAGCTGGCCAGGATTCGATGGTGATGCTTGATGGTGTTGCGCAGTTATCTAGCCACAACAACGTGATAGAAGATGCGATTGAGGGGGTAAACCTCACGATCAAAGGCAAGTCGGAAGCGGGTAAACCACCAGCCGAAATCGGTGTCGAGTATGATCGTCAAAGTGTGCGTGCCGATATAGAAACGTTTGTGTCTGCCTATAATGCGTTCTATCAAACATCCAAAGCACTAGCGAGTGTCGACCCAACGACCGGTCAGCGAGGCCCATTGGCGGGTGATAGTACCGTGCGAAGTGCCGATGCGAGATTGAAGTCTGTTTTCTCTACCAATATTGAAAAAGCGCCGGAAAATTTAAAATCATTGACGGAGTTTGGCATTACGACCACACGTCAAGGGACACTCGAAATCAACTACGACATGCTTGACCGCCAGTTGAATAACAACTTCAATGAACTGGAAAAGTTCTTCGGCGGTAACACAGGCTTCGCGAAACGTGTAGAAGATGCCATTCACGGTATTACCGGGATTACGGGCAGTATCCGCACACGTGAAAAAAGCCTGACAGAGCAAAATTATCGACTTAACGATGATCAAGTCGCATTGGATCGCCGAATGGACGGTCTTGAAAAACGTACCCATGCGAAATTTGCAGCGATGCAAGATGCGACGGGTAAAATGCAAGGTCAACTTGGGGCGTTAATGAACGCAATCGGCTAA
- the fliS gene encoding flagellar export chaperone FliS: MRGSLQAYKKVSVDSQLSAASPHKVIQMLMAGAIERLIQGKAAMLAGNIPAKGERLGKALDIIISLRSCLSMQDGGEIASNLDALYEFMITQISAANHKNDPQPIDDVIDIIREIKSAWDQIPAEYHNLTAAEVGI, from the coding sequence ATGCGCGGTTCTTTGCAAGCATACAAAAAGGTATCAGTCGACAGTCAGCTAAGTGCGGCTTCTCCGCACAAAGTGATTCAAATGCTGATGGCTGGTGCGATTGAACGCCTAATTCAAGGTAAAGCGGCAATGCTTGCAGGAAACATTCCTGCGAAAGGTGAACGCCTAGGGAAAGCATTAGACATTATTATTTCTCTTCGTAGCTGCCTTTCTATGCAAGATGGTGGTGAGATTGCATCTAACCTAGATGCTTTATATGAGTTTATGATCACTCAAATCTCTGCTGCGAACCATAAAAACGACCCTCAGCCAATTGATGATGTGATTGATATCATTCGTGAAATCAAATCAGCGTGGGACCAGATTCCTGCGGAATATCACAACTTAACAGCAGCCGAAGTGGGAATTTAA
- a CDS encoding sensor histidine kinase has translation MNNNTNQSHLDSVENQVERYKQVLDVMPAGVILLDTHGVVREANPEAHRILEIPLVNEKWFTIIQAVFDPREDDGHEVSLRNGRKVRLAISASTTGQLILITDLTETRLLQSRISDLQRLSSLGRMVASLAHQVRTPLSSAMLYASNLAAPNLPPATKDRFQSKLMDRLHDLEKQVNDMLLFAKGGDNKVIKPFSIAQLVAEYQPMVETALKNNNIDYFLEVEEEQTELLGNANAIASALSNLVMNAIQMSGKESQIDVFFRPVNGELRISVQDSGPGVPKELQAKIMEPFFTTRSQGTGLGLAVVQMVCRAHDGRLELISEQGDGACFTMCIPLERVQAEAQ, from the coding sequence ATGAACAATAACACCAACCAATCCCATCTCGATTCGGTAGAAAATCAAGTAGAGCGATACAAACAAGTATTGGATGTGATGCCTGCAGGGGTGATCTTACTTGATACACATGGTGTTGTTCGTGAAGCAAACCCAGAAGCACACCGAATTCTTGAGATTCCGTTAGTGAACGAAAAGTGGTTCACCATTATTCAAGCGGTTTTTGATCCGCGTGAGGATGACGGACATGAAGTTTCATTGCGTAATGGTCGCAAAGTGCGTTTAGCGATCTCGGCTTCGACAACCGGGCAATTGATACTCATCACGGATTTAACGGAAACGCGGTTATTGCAGTCACGAATCAGTGATTTGCAGCGTTTATCTTCTTTAGGTCGGATGGTTGCGTCATTGGCGCATCAAGTGAGGACGCCACTATCGAGTGCAATGTTGTACGCCTCTAACCTTGCCGCCCCAAATCTTCCACCAGCAACGAAAGATCGATTTCAAAGTAAATTAATGGATCGACTGCACGATTTGGAAAAGCAGGTAAATGATATGCTGCTTTTTGCCAAAGGTGGTGATAATAAAGTCATTAAGCCATTTAGCATTGCTCAGTTGGTTGCCGAATATCAGCCAATGGTCGAAACCGCGCTGAAGAACAATAACATTGACTACTTCCTTGAAGTCGAAGAAGAGCAGACCGAGCTGCTTGGCAACGCAAACGCCATTGCATCAGCACTAAGTAACTTAGTGATGAATGCGATTCAAATGTCAGGAAAAGAATCGCAAATTGATGTTTTTTTTCGTCCGGTGAACGGTGAATTGCGCATTTCTGTGCAAGACAGCGGTCCGGGCGTACCAAAAGAACTACAAGCCAAAATTATGGAGCCATTTTTCACCACACGTTCTCAAGGAACGGGGTTGGGGCTCGCGGTAGTTCAGATGGTTTGCCGTGCCCATGACGGTCGATTGGAACTTATTTCAGAGCAGGGTGATGGAGCCTGCTTTACGATGTGCATTCCGCTAGAGCGAGTGCAAGCAGAAGCGCAGTAA